The Synergistaceae bacterium genome segment AATTTATTTCACTCATTACACATTACACAACTCAGAGGAGGTATTATTCCGCATGAGCAAAAAACTTGTAGCTGACCTCATCGTCGATTACCTCGAACGCAGAAAAGTTGAGTACATCTTCGGTCTCTGCGGCCACACAGTAATCGGAATGCTCGACGCTCTCAACCGCAACCTTCAGAAGGGCGGCCATCTCCGCTACATCTCCAACAGACACGAAGCCGTAGCATCAACTGCCGCTGACGGTTACGCCAGAGTTACGCACAAAGCATCAGTAGTCATGTGCCACTTAGGACCCGGAATCACCAACGTCCTTACTGGTGTCGCTAATGCAGCGTTCGACTCGATCCCGATGGTCGTATTTGCCGGAGACGTTCCGAGCTACTACTACGGCAAGCACCCCCACCAAGAAGTCAACATGCACGGCGACGCAACACAGTACAGACTGCTTGAGCCTGTGTGCAAACGCTGCTGGAGAGTCGATGACCCTGAAGCACTCCCTGACATTCTGGATAAGGCATTCAGGCTCGCAGAGTCCGGCAGACCCGGCCCGGTGTTAATTGATATGCCTATGGACATTTGGAGCAGGAAGATTGAGGAGGACTTATTTGCGCGCACATATCAGGACAGCCACATCACCGTCAAGCCCGCTCTTGACCCAGCATGTGCAAAGGCGATCGCCAAGAGGCTCATTGAGGCCAAGAATCCCGTCATCCATGCAGGCGGCGGAATCCTTCTCGCTCAGGCTTCCGAAGAGCTTGCGGCACTTGCTGAGTTCCTCGACATCCCGATTTCCCGCACACTCATGGGACAGGGCTGCGTGAGCGACCTCCATCCCCTCATGGTCGGACAGACCGGCTTCTGGGGACTCGCACACACCCACGCGTTCACGCTCGGAGCAGACGTGATTCTTGCGCTCGGCACGAGATTCGCGGAGGCTGACTCGTCAAGCTGGTATCAGGGCGTAACGTTCGACCCGTCAACGACGAAGTTCCTGCAGATCGACATTGACCCGACAGAGATCGGCAGGAACTATCCCGTAGAGATCGGTGCAGTAGCTGACCTCAAGCTCGCACTTGCGCAGATACTCGAAGCGGCAAAGGCCATCAAGCCCGAAG includes the following:
- a CDS encoding thiamine pyrophosphate-binding protein, with protein sequence MSKKLVADLIVDYLERRKVEYIFGLCGHTVIGMLDALNRNLQKGGHLRYISNRHEAVASTAADGYARVTHKASVVMCHLGPGITNVLTGVANAAFDSIPMVVFAGDVPSYYYGKHPHQEVNMHGDATQYRLLEPVCKRCWRVDDPEALPDILDKAFRLAESGRPGPVLIDMPMDIWSRKIEEDLFARTYQDSHITVKPALDPACAKAIAKRLIEAKNPVIHAGGGILLAQASEELAALAEFLDIPISRTLMGQGCVSDLHPLMVGQTGFWGLAHTHAFTLGADVILALGTRFAEADSSSWYQGVTFDPSTTKFLQIDIDPTEIGRNYPVEIGAVADLKLALAQILEAAKAIKPEGIKRPGLREGIAKAKAEFKESVKAITEDLRFPMTPQRILKDVKEALPEDALIFTDVGWNKNGVAQQFTITIPGTVHHSSGLATMGFGASAVLGGKKAAPDKICSALIGDGGFGVNPTCMATAVEEGIACTWVVMNN